TGTGTCTTGTAATGCAAAACCAATAATCACACCGGCAATACCAAAGCCAGCGAGCAAAGGCCCAAGCTCAAACCCGAGCTGTGATAAGGCAATTAATAATCCTAATGCAAATACCACCTTACTGGACAACGAAATAAAGAAGTCTTGCAGTAATTGGCTAAATTGTAATTTTGATGCTTTTACTGTTTTCGAGATAATTTTGGTGACAATTTTGGCCACTAAACTGGCTAAAAATAAAATAAATACAAAGACTAAAATTTTGAAGGTTAAGCTAGGACCATTATTAATGGTTTGATCTTTGATGACGTTAAGCCAGCCTTGCAGCAGATTAGACGCGACACTGAAGTTCAATACATCTTGGGTAATATCACCAGACACGCTAAACAAGGTTTGTTTAAAAGCCGTGACATCTTGGCCTAGTGTTTCGAGCATTCCCGCTGATACAGCTAGGCTTGAGCTACTTTGATCTAAACGTTCTTTTAGTGCCATCACCTCTGCTTTTTGTTCGGCAGTGATATCGGCCCCAGCGCTTTCAGCTTCTGAAACGGCTTTTTGTAATTCATCTTGTGTGTAATGCACTAAACTGTCGAAATGGTCGGCGCGTTTGAGCATAAAATCGGTTAATTTCTGTTGTTGAATACTGACATCCATATTCAAGGTTTTAGCCCATTGCAGCGAGGTTAATTGTGCCTTGAGATAGTGGTCTCGTTCAAATTCTCGTTGTGATATAGCTAAGACAACCTTACTTTCATCACCTTGCTTGATATCAAGACGCATAAGCATAATTTGATCGTCTAAATAACTCCCGACACTGTTTAAAAAAATCCAGCTGACTTTGAACTAAAGTGATTAGGTATTGCGGGTTTTCATCTGGAGTTTTGATCAGCTGCGCAATTATATCGCGTAATTCAGATGACTTGTTCTTAATCCTATATTCAGTAAAGTTACGTAATTCACCTTTTGCCTTAAACAGTAGGAGGGTATCTTGATCAATTGTTTGTTGTAATCGGCTGATTTTATTTTGAGTGTCGGTTAACTGACTGGTGGTGACAATCGGTGCTGTTGCATCTTGTTCTGCGCTAGCTGTTGGCGACATAAACACCACTAAGGTGAATAATATCGTAAATAAAATCCGTAGCATGAAAGGTCGTCCTTTGGCGTTGAGTTGTGCCTATAATAGTGGAAAACGCCTATAGTAGCCAAGTACAGCAATTCTTAGGGTTATTTGTTACACTTGCCGCCATTATTGAACTGAGGGAATTATCATGTCGCTGCAATGTGCTCATTGCTATAAATCTTTTTTCAATTGCGAAGGTCAATGACAGTCGTGGTAAAGGTTTGTCAGTTGAGGTGCAATGCCCTCATTGTGCTGCATGGCTTGGGCATAACAAGTTGTTATCAATTGCTAAGATGTTTGGGTTTTATGGTGGCGTAGTTGCCGCGGTAGTTGGTTATTTTTTTGACAATGTAGCGTCGATCACCACGCCATTGATTATATTAGCGGTTATCATTGTTGGTTTATCGCATATTATGGACCATTTACAGCTGATCGAAGCCCCTGAAAATGATCCTAGTACAGAACCTGGTGCAAAATAGGTTAATTCACCTCAATCACTTGGCTTTCTAATGAGGCTTCAACGTAGTAAATACCGCCTAGTACAACAACAGCAACAATGGCTATTACTAAAATGATGCCAATGTTTTCACGAATAAATAGTGCCATGGTGTTTGTCCTGTAATGATGATGTTTACTCATGCATTATGGTATGGGTAATAGCTTAAGACTATCTTAAAAATAACGACTTAGTTATTTGTCGGTAGTTTATGATTTTACTGTCAATATGTCGCCATGATTTATCACAATCTAAGTGTTGCTTTTTATTGGTGGTCTTTTACACTAATGGCCACTTTTATTAACCTGATGGATTTTTACTGGTGAGTTCCCGCATCAAAATAAAACAAACTATCGCAATCTGGCTTAGTGCCATTTTGATTGTGTTGTCTGTTGCTGCGTCAGCCCATTCAGTTAGACATCTCGATGACGGTGTAAAAAATCACTGTACCTTGTGTTTTCACCAACTTCATCTTAATAAAACCCTGCAGTTTTCCAGTTTTGTGTTTGCCGTTACTAAGCAAACTTTTGAACTTCAGCAGTATACTCTACCTCCTTTCTCATCGGTTTTTCATCGCTATTACCACAGTCGCGCGCCACCACAATCCCTGTAATTCAACACATACATTTATTAATTTTTCCGTTATCGGATAGTTCATATTGAACAGCGATAGGCGGATATTTGTTGTATTTTGGAGATTTTATGTCTGCGTTAAACACCCGTGTGTCAATTTTAGCATTAGCTTGTGCTGTGAGTTCTTATTCTGTCATGGCAGAAGATTCTAGTTTAACCAACCCTAATATAAGTGCAGTGCTCGATGGTTACTATCAAACAGGTGACCGACCATTAGCTGAGCGTGCAGAAGGTTTTGGTTTAGGTGAAACTGAGTTGGCCTTGAGTGCCAATATTGATGAAATGTTTTACGGTAAAGTGACCGCCATTATTGAGTCACATGACGGTGAAACAGAGCTTAATTTAGAAGAAGCCTTTATTCAAACATTAGCTATGCCTTATGGTTTATCGGTTCGTGCAGGTCGTTTTTTATCTGACATTGGCTATTTAAATAACCAACATTTACACACAGACTCATTTTCTGATCGTCCAGCTGCTTACCGTGCATTTTTAGGCGGACATTATTTTGATGATGGTATTCGTTTAAACTATGTCGCGCCAACCGATCTCTACTGGACTCTGGGTGTCGAAGCGTTTAAGGGAGAAAGTTTACGTGCTGCGGATGCACATGGTGAGCGCGATTTTGATAACCTTGGGGTGTACAGTGCGTTAACCAAGATGGGGGGTGATATTGGTATAGAAAGTTCTTGGCAGTTAGGCTTAAGTTATCTTCGCAATCAAAATGGTCAAGCTTATGCCGAAGATGAGCATAATGAGGAAGAAGAGGGGCATGATGAAGAACATGCTGGACATAGCCATAGTGCTTCTTATACAGGTAAAAACACCTACATTGCTGATGTTGTTTATAAGTGGGCACCTAATGGTAACTACAAATACCAAAATTTAACTGTCAGTGGTGAATATTTTAGAGTAACTGATATTTTTGCTATGGAACCTGGTCATATTGTTGAGGCCGACCATGAAGATATTAGTAGTGATGACTATCACCAGGGCTGGTATGTCAGTAGTGTGTATCAATTTTCTCCTCGTTGGTCTGCTGGGATTCGTTATGGTCAAGTGGATACTTATGAAGTCCATGGCGATCACCTTCATCCACAACAATTGAAAGAGTCAGAAGTCAGTTTAGCATGGCACAGTAGTCATTTTTCGACAGTGCGCTTGCAATACACTCATCAGACTGGGACTAATTTCGATGGTTTTGAAGATGATAATATCCTTACTTTACAATATGTCATGTCATTAGGAGCTCACGGTGCGCATCAATACTAAATTGCTTTTAGCAGTGGCTTCAATGTCACTGCTGTTTACCGCGACAGCACAAGCGGAACTCAATGTGTTTGCATGTGAACCTGAATATGCAGCACTGACATTAGCGCTAGCACCCGATGCAAAAGTGTATTCGGCAACAACAGCGATGCAAGATCCACATCAAGTACAAGCAAGACCAAGCCTGATTGCGAAGATGCGTCAAGCTGATGTAGTGGTTTGTGCAGGGGCAGACTTAGAAATAGGTTGGCTGCCTATGCTGCAAATGAAGTCGGCTAATCCTCAGGTTAGGTCGACGGATAAGGGCTTATTTTTTGCTGCAGAGCATATTGATACCTTGGATAAGTTAGCCTCAGTGGATCGTTCAATGGGCGATGTTCATGCAAAGGGAAATCCCCATTTGCATCTTGATCCGCAGCGGATGTTAATAGTTGCACAGGCCTTGAGTACTAAATTTACTCAAATCGATCCTGACAATGCCAGTCTTTATCGTCAGTCGTTGGCCGATTTTAGCCAAGCTTGGCAAGCTAAAATACCGCAATGGCAACAGCAGGCTAAAGATTTAGCTGGTAAGAAGGTTATCGCCTACCATTCAAGCTTTCGTTATTTGTTCAAATGGATTGGCATTGAGCAAGTAGCCGATCTTGAGCCCAAGCCAGGTATCGCACCTACGAGTAGCCATTTAGCCTCTTTGCTTGTTCGTGCGGAAAAAGGCGATGTAATGGCGATTATTGTGGCGTCATACCAAGATGAGCGTGGGGCAAAATGGTTAGGCGAACGCGCTAATCTGCCAGTATTGGTGCTACCGATATCGGTGGGTGGCAACGAAGAGAGTAAAGACCTGATTAGCTTATACGACAGCATACTTAGCCTATTGAATAAGGTGAAATAACACTATGTTTGATGTTGAGTTACTGTCTATCTTGTTGCCTGCGTTAGCGGCAGGGTTATTGGTATTATCAACCCATGTGCTGTTAGGTCAACAAGTGCTTAAGCGTGGCATTATCTTTATTGATTTGGCTATTGCTCAAGTTGCAGCCTTAGGGGCGATAGTATCGCACATTGATCATAGGCTAGAGGATTTACCCTATGCCCATGTGTGGATGCCTGCGTTGTTTGCCCTAGGCGGTGCAGGCATTATTGCTTGGATGGCAAAGCGGTTAGTCGGTGAGCTCGAGGCATTTATTGGCTGCTTTTATGTGCTCAGTGCGGTGGCGGCAATGTTGTTATTAGCCAACGACCCTCATGGTGCTGAGTTATTAAAGCAATTAATGTCGGGGCAAATATTGTGGGTGAGTTGGTCTCAGTTAGCACTACCGGCAGTGGTTTCTGCCGGTATTCTGGGGATTATTATCGCCAAACCGCAAATATTAGATGGTGCTGGGTTTTACTTTCTATTTGCCTTAGTGATTACTTTGTCGGTGGAACTCGTGGGAGTGTATTTAGTGTTTAGCACCCTAATTTTGCCGGCTTTAGCCTTAAACCAATATCATGGTAAACCCAAACTCGCTTTGGCGTATGGGGTCGGTATTGTGGGTTATATTGCTGGGTTGCTGTTGTCTGCTAGTTATGACTTACCCAGTGGTGCAGCCATAGTGGCAACATTAGCGTTAAGTGCATTTTTATTTAGAATGTTGCTAAAACTGCGATTGCCAGTATTAGCTGGTTAAGCCACTAATAATTAACTTGTTAACCCAATGGCTAATCTTTCATAGAAAGCTTGTTACTCTGCCCCTGCTCACAGGGGCAGAGTATTTCAGCGTACATATGTAAACAAAACGTTGAGTCCCTAGACTAGCATCGCTATACTGACGCCAATTTTATTGCAGGAGTATGCTGTGCTGCTTATCGCTCGTTCAATCATTCTCGCCGTGCTATTATTTTTAGCCTTTATATTTTCGGTTGTCATTTGCCTATTTCGGCCTATGCATCGCGACAATGTACATTTTGTGGCCCGTTTTTTTGGTTCCGTTGCGCCAGTATTGGGCATTAAAGTCATTAAACGTGTTCACTCAGCGAGTGCTACTCCGCAACCTTGTATTTACTTAGCTAATCATCAAAATAATTTTGATTTATTTACCCATACATCAGTGGTGCCTAAAGCGACAGTGAGCTTAGGTAAAAAAAGTTTGCTATGGATGCCGTTATTCGGGCAAATTTATTGGTTATCGGGCAATATTCTTATTGATCGTAAAAACCGTCATAGTGCGTTTGATACTATGGCGAAAACAGTCGATAAGATGAAAAATAAACTCCTGTCAGTGTGGATATTTCCTGAAGGAACTCGTTCTCGTGGTCGTGGATTATTACCCTTTAAAGTGGGTGCTTTTCACACTGCGATAGCTGCCCAAGCACCCATAGTGCCAGTCTTAGCGTCTTGTCAGAATCATATAAACCTAAATCGTTGGAACAACGGTGTGGTGATTGTAGAAATGATGGCGCCAGTAGCCACGGCAGGTTTAGATAAAAATGATGTGAAAGCATTAAATGCTAAAGTGCATCAATTAATGTCAGCACGTTTGGTCGAATTGAATAAAGAAGCACAAGCATTAATGCTACAAGCGCAATAATATTGTTATCGGTCGCCTAACATCGCTCATAAACTCGCAACTTGTGTCAGTTTGGGTATAATTGAATAAATTTTTACAGGTCCTATTTACGGAGTAATCCATGTCTGTTGAGCGTCAGTTAAAAGAACAATTTGCTGAAAATCTTGAAATTGTTGATGCCTTACTTGCCGATGGTTCAGAGCCTGATGCGGAATATACTATTGAACATCATTTTTCTGCGACCAATTTTGATCGTTTAGAAAAAGCCGCTGTTGACGCATTTAAACTCGGTTTTGAAGTGAACGATGCCGAAGAAATGGAGCTTGAAGATGGCTCGATTATTTTCTGTTTTGATGCTATCGCTAAGCATAAGCTAGAAGTGCCTTTATTGGATAAAGCCTGTGAACAGTTAATTCAACTCGCCGCCAAGCAAAAAGTAGACTATGACGGTTGGGGAACTTACTTTGTTGGTGATGAAGTTGAAGGCGACGAAGAAGACGATGAATTTGAAGATGATGAATACGAAGATGACAATGACTCAGATGATAAATTTCACTAAGTAATCATTTGCTATTCAGCCATAAAAAAACGCTCATCCATGATGAGCGTTTTTTTATGGCTGAATAGCAATTATTGATAACCTATTATTTATTAATAACGCTTTGATTACGACCTTGTTGTTTAGCAAGATATAGTGCTTTATCTGCACCGGATAACCAGGTAGAGCTATTGTCTATTTCTGAATCTAAATCATTAATCCCTATACTTATAGTGACTTTTATCAGGCGATTTTCGAATGCTATTTCAGATTCTTCAATGCGTTTTCGTAACCGTTCGGTAAAGTTCAGTGCATCTTCTGCTGTGGTTTTAGATAACACCACGCCAAACTCTTCACCACCATAACGGCCGGCACAGTCGGTTTCACGTAATGCTTGTTTTAACAGATAAGCGATATGTTGGATAACTTTATCGCCAGCAGGGTGACCATACTTGTCGTTAATTAGTTTGAAATTATCAATATCAATCATGACTAAAGATGCCGCATCACCGTAACGTGAATAGCGATCAAACTCTTTTTCCATACAATCTTGCCAGTGGCGACGGTTATGTAGCTGGGTTAAGCCATCGGTTTGGCTTAATTGCTCCAGTTGCTCATTGGCCGATTTTAATTGCAGTTTATTTACCGCTATATCGGTTACATCATAGACAATAATACTGATGTGGGTGATTTGCCCTGTTAATGAAGCTAATGGCAGTAAGGTAATGTTCTGAAACATAAAATCTGCTCGTCCCGTTACTGGCCGATAGTTTTTAAACTTAAATACGTATGGACGTTGTTCCCAACTAATAAAAGTGCGATTTTTTAATAAAAATACCGATTCCATTTTTTTCTTCAGCCAATCAGCCTGTAAATCTGGAAACTGTTCGAACAGATTTTTACCCTTAATGGAGTTCGGTGATACGCCGCTGTGGTTTTCCATAAAACCATTCCAAAGCTGGATATTATAGTCGCGATCGAGCACAACTAAGCCTACCTCAATGGTTTGCACCATATCGATTAGCCAGTGAAGCTCATTCATCGCACTTTGGTCATTTGACATAAAGAGTATCCAACATTAATCGAGTAAGTAGCCAAGCTTATAGTTAAGCGTAGGAATAGAGTCTTCAGTAAACAGCAGCAAAAGATCACATTGAATATTGTAATCTTCGATTCGATAGTTGATTTCCATCGCTAGAGTTCGTTGCCATTTGTCTGAGTTGTCGTGAATGAGTTCATTGACGCTGCAATGTCTGCCAAGTACAACCGGATGTGCCTGACTGAATTTCATGTCAAGTTGTTCAGATATACCATTTAGAAATGCTCCGATGAGCACGTTACCGGTATCCATCATCACTTCTATTTCTGTGGTGATGTCCTCTGGGTTATCTAAGCCCATCAATTTGGCCATGTCTTCAAAGCTAGAGTCATGGAACAGCAATAACGCTTCACCAGCGATTCCTGCACCAATAAATCCTTGGCACAGCCCTGATACAGTTGAGTTTCGCTCGGTGGCTTTTAAGGCCATGGTTAATTCACTAACTTCTAGCACGTTCACATTTGGGATTGGTAATAATACAAATACATCTAGAAGCTTAGCGAGTAAGTCTGCGGCTCTACCCATAGCGACGTTAGCGATTTCTTGGCATGCGTCACGCATATCAACTTTCATCATTGGAGTGTCGTCAGCTTTATTACCCTGAGTAAGGGTTAAAATGCCGTACTCTTGCAAAATATGGCTGATAGCTTCTGCACTAACGGGTTTTTGAATAAAGTCTAGAGCACCTAAAGCTTTGACTCGCTCATGGGCTTTAATTTGAATATCACCTGACACCACAATGATCAGCGCGGGTAAATCTTGCTGTTGTACCGCTTGGAGTACTTCATAACCATCCATCACCGGCATGTTGAGATCGAGAAAGACAATCTCACCTTTACCTGCGCGAATGACCTCAAGCCCTTCTGCACCATTGGTGGCGTAGCTAATTTCAACGTCCCAGTCTTTGGGGAGAGTTCTTGCCATTTGTTTTCTGGCGAGTGCAGAGTCGTCGCATATTAATATTGGAATGGTCATTGTTGCTGGTCTTCCTTATTTCGCCTTTAAGAAAAAAACACTCATTAATGCAACCGCGAGTGGTATGAGGCGGATAGTTATAATTATAAGACTATTTACAGCGATTTTTTGTTCGTTAGCTCATTATACGTATTTGCTTACAATATTGATAACTTAGTTTTAACATTTAATTAAGTTGGTAACATTTGTATAGCTGTTACCACAATGTCATCAATGTCATCAATGTCATATCAATCTGGCGTTACATTTCGTGTAGAAGCATGAAGATTGGATGGTTATGCCTAAATTGATACTGTATCAGGCTAACACTCAATGGAATATTGTTCAAAATAAAGCGTGGCAACATTTTGACCAATGCTGATTATTTGTCATGTTATTACTATTCGGCAGATAGTCCAGATATGTTAGTCTAAAGACTGGCCTGACCAGTAATAGGGTGCTTTATGGAAAAAGAGTTAATTAAGTTCAGGGTTGAGCATGGTATTGCCCATGTTTGCTTAAACAGACCCAGTAAAATAAATGCGCTTAATGTTGAGATGTTTACCGCGATAGATGTGCTTATTAAGCAGATCAGAGCGGATAAACAGATTAATGCGGTGATTTTATCCGGCGCCGAAGGCAATTTCTGTTCAGGCTTAGATGTGAAGAGTGTGGCGAGTTCACCCACCAGTGCCTTGAAGCTATTATTTAAGTGGTTGCCAGGTAATGCAAACTTAGCTCAGCGGGTGTCTTTGGGCTGGCAGCGTTTACCGATTCCTGTTATTGCGGTGTTAGACGGCTGTTGTTATGGCGGTGGCACCCAAATAGCTTTAGGGGCTGATATTCGTATTGCCACGCCACATTGTAAGTTGTCGATAATGGAAGCAAAGTGGGGGCTTGTGCCAGATATGGCTGGTTTGGTGGCATTAAGACAAATTATGCCGAAAGACAAAGCGTTGATGTTGACCTATACCGCGGATATTTTAACTGCTGAGCAAGCGCTTGAGCTAGGTTTGGTGACTCAAATAAGTGATAACGCTTATGAGTATGCTACGGCATTAGCTCAAAAAATTATGCGTACTTCGCCCGATGCCAATGCCGCCATTAAACGCAGTATCAATCAAAGTTGGAGTGCCTCTGTACGCAGTTTATTAGCCCGGGAATCGTTGAGCCAAATTCGATTGTTATTGGGGAAAAACCGGGTGATTGCTGCGATTAGACAAACTAAAAATCCACATAAGGCCTATCGCGTTCGTCAGTCTTGGTGGTAAGTAAATCGATTAGCACTAATGTATCAATGCAATGACTATCTACCGATAACGGTTCGGGAAAAGCCTTCAATTTGATTCAGGGCTTCTTCCCAGCCACTAGCATTGCTTAAATCTAAACTCATCTGATATTGGCGATAGTATCGAGCCGGTTTAACTTGATTGTAATTAAGTCGAGTAGTGGCTTGTTCAATCGAATTAGGGTGTGCATCAGCCGATTGAATATCGAGTATTGGAATCGACATAGTCACTAATTGCTCGGCAATTGATTTACGCTGACTTTGCGGATCGATTAAATATTCGTACTCGCGATAAGGGTTGATGATGACCAGTACATCTGGCGTAGGAATTTTTTTTTCATAGAGCAAATTGATGATCATGCCGGCGCTGTCATCAAGCACAATCATAATCTTTCCGCCTGGGAATAAACTGGTGGTTGCGGGTAATTGATTTAGGGCTTCATTTAGATTGGTTTGTTGAAAATTTCTCAGTTCAAGTAACTGAGATGATTCATATTTAGGAATGCTTTTGTCACTACTTAATTGTAATTGTTCTGTGCCTGCTTTAGTAATTTCTTCAGGTTTAGTGGCATAG
The Shewanella vesiculosa DNA segment above includes these coding regions:
- a CDS encoding ABC-type zinc uptake system zinc chaperone, producing the protein MSSRIKIKQTIAIWLSAILIVLSVAASAHSVRHLDDGVKNHCTLCFHQLHLNKTLQFSSFVFAVTKQTFELQQYTLPPFSSVFHRYYHSRAPPQSL
- a CDS encoding metal ABC transporter solute-binding protein, Zn/Mn family, with the translated sequence MRINTKLLLAVASMSLLFTATAQAELNVFACEPEYAALTLALAPDAKVYSATTAMQDPHQVQARPSLIAKMRQADVVVCAGADLEIGWLPMLQMKSANPQVRSTDKGLFFAAEHIDTLDKLASVDRSMGDVHAKGNPHLHLDPQRMLIVAQALSTKFTQIDPDNASLYRQSLADFSQAWQAKIPQWQQQAKDLAGKKVIAYHSSFRYLFKWIGIEQVADLEPKPGIAPTSSHLASLLVRAEKGDVMAIIVASYQDERGAKWLGERANLPVLVLPISVGGNEESKDLISLYDSILSLLNKVK
- a CDS encoding metal ABC transporter permease — its product is MFDVELLSILLPALAAGLLVLSTHVLLGQQVLKRGIIFIDLAIAQVAALGAIVSHIDHRLEDLPYAHVWMPALFALGGAGIIAWMAKRLVGELEAFIGCFYVLSAVAAMLLLANDPHGAELLKQLMSGQILWVSWSQLALPAVVSAGILGIIIAKPQILDGAGFYFLFALVITLSVELVGVYLVFSTLILPALALNQYHGKPKLALAYGVGIVGYIAGLLLSASYDLPSGAAIVATLALSAFLFRMLLKLRLPVLAG
- a CDS encoding 1-acylglycerol-3-phosphate O-acyltransferase, whose translation is MLLIARSIILAVLLFLAFIFSVVICLFRPMHRDNVHFVARFFGSVAPVLGIKVIKRVHSASATPQPCIYLANHQNNFDLFTHTSVVPKATVSLGKKSLLWMPLFGQIYWLSGNILIDRKNRHSAFDTMAKTVDKMKNKLLSVWIFPEGTRSRGRGLLPFKVGAFHTAIAAQAPIVPVLASCQNHINLNRWNNGVVIVEMMAPVATAGLDKNDVKALNAKVHQLMSARLVELNKEAQALMLQAQ
- the rraB gene encoding ribonuclease E inhibitor RraB → MSVERQLKEQFAENLEIVDALLADGSEPDAEYTIEHHFSATNFDRLEKAAVDAFKLGFEVNDAEEMELEDGSIIFCFDAIAKHKLEVPLLDKACEQLIQLAAKQKVDYDGWGTYFVGDEVEGDEEDDEFEDDEYEDDNDSDDKFH
- a CDS encoding sensor domain-containing diguanylate cyclase, which produces MSNDQSAMNELHWLIDMVQTIEVGLVVLDRDYNIQLWNGFMENHSGVSPNSIKGKNLFEQFPDLQADWLKKKMESVFLLKNRTFISWEQRPYVFKFKNYRPVTGRADFMFQNITLLPLASLTGQITHISIIVYDVTDIAVNKLQLKSANEQLEQLSQTDGLTQLHNRRHWQDCMEKEFDRYSRYGDAASLVMIDIDNFKLINDKYGHPAGDKVIQHIAYLLKQALRETDCAGRYGGEEFGVVLSKTTAEDALNFTERLRKRIEESEIAFENRLIKVTISIGINDLDSEIDNSSTWLSGADKALYLAKQQGRNQSVINK
- a CDS encoding response regulator: MTIPILICDDSALARKQMARTLPKDWDVEISYATNGAEGLEVIRAGKGEIVFLDLNMPVMDGYEVLQAVQQQDLPALIIVVSGDIQIKAHERVKALGALDFIQKPVSAEAISHILQEYGILTLTQGNKADDTPMMKVDMRDACQEIANVAMGRAADLLAKLLDVFVLLPIPNVNVLEVSELTMALKATERNSTVSGLCQGFIGAGIAGEALLLFHDSSFEDMAKLMGLDNPEDITTEIEVMMDTGNVLIGAFLNGISEQLDMKFSQAHPVVLGRHCSVNELIHDNSDKWQRTLAMEINYRIEDYNIQCDLLLLFTEDSIPTLNYKLGYLLD
- a CDS encoding crotonase/enoyl-CoA hydratase family protein translates to MEKELIKFRVEHGIAHVCLNRPSKINALNVEMFTAIDVLIKQIRADKQINAVILSGAEGNFCSGLDVKSVASSPTSALKLLFKWLPGNANLAQRVSLGWQRLPIPVIAVLDGCCYGGGTQIALGADIRIATPHCKLSIMEAKWGLVPDMAGLVALRQIMPKDKALMLTYTADILTAEQALELGLVTQISDNAYEYATALAQKIMRTSPDANAAIKRSINQSWSASVRSLLARESLSQIRLLLGKNRVIAAIRQTKNPHKAYRVRQSWW
- a CDS encoding DUF3530 family protein, coding for MVQLGRLSLLLIVTVSLLMAMPSVKAQQPYAYLSADEIKFITIDGKQSEILVRSWQSKKHFGSAVIVAASDTDADAAGLASYLRTNINSLGWASISLTPAKGLYRPNYATKPEEITKAGTEQLQLSSDKSIPKYESSQLLELRNFQQTNLNEALNQLPATTSLFPGGKIMIVLDDSAGMIINLLYEKKIPTPDVLVIINPYREYEYLIDPQSQRKSIAEQLVTMSIPILDIQSADAHPNSIEQATTRLNYNQVKPARYYRQYQMSLDLSNASGWEEALNQIEGFSRTVIGR